A part of Bdellovibrionota bacterium genomic DNA contains:
- a CDS encoding AMP-binding protein, producing the protein MLDLSRMTCLGETLRDVLLKYRSNVAFIEAERDRENARYTYTEVRKEAERFAALLQDYGFKSGDRCAILMSNQSKWPITATGALWTGAILVPIDYKLTSSEQAALLSHAEPKVLVVEWPIWMRLKDESLQDLLVFVTEAPVGSDLGKAVRWETTPGRAFTYVGRSREDVASIVYSSGTGGRPKGCMLTHANYLVQAEELGKLYPIEEHDRYFSILPTNHAIDFMCGFLLPLHFGGAVVHQRTLRPEFLASTMKRYGISHVTLVPMILKALERKIREKIDSLPRWKRTILDTVLTINEFATQRGPNYELSRRLLKQIHQEFGGKLRFIFAGGAFVESSAAQFFYRLGIPVVIGYGLTEAGTTLTLNDLKPFRNDTVGKALSCVSLELRDVNDQGVGEVWAKGPTVMKGYYKDAELTGETIVNGWLRTGDLGTVDASGHLKLVGRSKNMIVTEGGKNIYPEDIENVFADVPGSQEHCVFSSSFVWKNEKLAGEKMILVLRPRSDRPDPTLEAQLRERNQRLTDYKRLGGYVVWEREFPRTASMKLKRDALAEQLAKELNRKKAVREL; encoded by the coding sequence ATGCTCGATCTTTCAAGAATGACCTGTTTGGGGGAAACGCTTCGGGACGTATTACTCAAATATAGGAGCAACGTTGCGTTCATCGAAGCCGAACGCGATCGTGAGAACGCGCGATATACGTATACGGAAGTTCGGAAGGAAGCGGAGCGCTTCGCCGCGCTTCTTCAAGATTATGGATTCAAATCGGGGGATCGCTGCGCGATTCTCATGTCGAACCAATCGAAGTGGCCGATTACCGCAACCGGGGCGTTGTGGACCGGCGCGATCTTGGTGCCGATCGATTACAAATTGACCTCTTCCGAACAGGCGGCTCTTCTAAGCCATGCCGAACCGAAGGTGTTGGTGGTCGAGTGGCCGATCTGGATGCGGCTTAAAGACGAATCTCTTCAAGACCTTCTGGTTTTCGTAACGGAAGCTCCTGTCGGTTCCGACCTTGGAAAAGCCGTTCGCTGGGAGACGACGCCGGGTCGCGCTTTTACATATGTAGGTCGAAGTCGAGAAGATGTCGCCTCAATCGTTTATTCGTCGGGAACGGGAGGGCGGCCGAAAGGCTGCATGCTGACGCACGCGAATTACCTCGTTCAGGCGGAAGAGCTGGGAAAGCTTTACCCGATTGAGGAGCACGATCGGTATTTTTCGATCCTTCCCACGAATCACGCAATCGATTTCATGTGCGGCTTCCTTCTGCCCCTGCATTTTGGCGGGGCGGTGGTGCACCAGCGAACGCTGCGGCCGGAGTTTCTGGCGTCCACAATGAAGCGGTACGGCATTTCACACGTGACGCTGGTGCCGATGATTTTGAAAGCCCTGGAACGGAAAATTCGGGAAAAGATCGATTCGCTGCCCCGGTGGAAGCGAACCATCCTGGACACGGTTCTCACGATCAATGAATTCGCCACGCAGCGCGGACCTAATTACGAACTGTCGCGCCGACTCTTAAAGCAAATCCATCAGGAGTTCGGCGGGAAATTGCGCTTTATTTTCGCGGGCGGGGCCTTTGTCGAGTCCTCCGCAGCCCAATTCTTTTACCGCCTTGGGATCCCCGTGGTGATCGGATACGGTCTGACGGAGGCGGGAACGACATTGACCTTGAACGATTTGAAACCGTTCCGCAACGACACTGTAGGAAAAGCGCTCTCTTGTGTTTCGTTGGAACTCCGTGACGTGAACGATCAGGGCGTCGGGGAGGTATGGGCGAAAGGCCCCACGGTAATGAAAGGGTATTACAAGGATGCGGAGCTTACGGGTGAAACAATTGTCAATGGTTGGCTCCGAACGGGAGATCTAGGGACGGTGGATGCATCCGGCCATCTGAAACTCGTGGGCCGATCCAAAAATATGATTGTCACCGAGGGGGGAAAGAATATCTATCCGGAGGATATTGAGAATGTTTTTGCGGATGTTCCGGGCAGCCAGGAGCATTGCGTGTTTTCGTCCAGTTTCGTCTGGAAGAATGAAAAATTGGCCGGCGAAAAAATGATCCTCGTCCTTCGGCCGCGAAGCGACCGCCCCGATCCGACTCTCGAAGCGCAGCTTCGAGAGCGAAATCAAAGACTGACCGACTACAAACGCCTAGGCGGATACGTCGTCTGGGAACGGGAGTTTCCCAGAACCGCCTCGATGAAATTGAAACGGGACGCCCTGGCGGAACAGCTGGCCAAGGAATTGAACCGAAAAAAGGCGGTTCGGGAACTATGA
- a CDS encoding TetR/AcrR family transcriptional regulator, with translation MTLAVDRRSIRAEEQRKVRREEIAQVAQRLFATKGYQATSVADVIEAAGVSRGTFYTYFESRDALFYELIDGFIEKLTACVERVDLERGTPVKDLYANIKRVVDLFFKHRYLTVILLREAIGLDATVHRKLNQFHAFLHKMVTGALANGMKWKLIRKVNEPVVAMAIIGSIKEVLYQYLVAGTEETLDAETIAKELLDFGLRGLNLSMPVTNGEMSISPS, from the coding sequence ATGACATTAGCGGTGGATCGGCGTTCGATTCGCGCGGAAGAACAGCGAAAGGTGCGTCGTGAGGAGATTGCCCAGGTCGCCCAGCGGCTTTTTGCCACCAAGGGTTATCAGGCGACCAGCGTGGCCGATGTCATTGAAGCTGCCGGTGTGTCGCGGGGAACGTTTTACACCTATTTTGAAAGCCGGGACGCTCTCTTTTATGAACTGATCGACGGATTTATCGAAAAACTCACGGCGTGTGTAGAACGGGTCGACCTCGAGCGCGGAACTCCGGTGAAAGACCTCTATGCCAACATTAAACGAGTCGTCGATCTTTTCTTTAAGCACCGTTATTTAACCGTGATTCTGCTTCGCGAGGCGATCGGCCTGGACGCCACGGTTCATCGGAAACTCAATCAATTTCACGCTTTCCTGCACAAGATGGTTACGGGTGCCCTGGCGAACGGCATGAAATGGAAGTTGATCCGAAAAGTGAACGAGCCGGTCGTCGCCATGGCGATCATCGGCAGCATCAAAGAAGTGCTTTACCAATACCTCGTGGCCGGCACCGAAGAGACGCTGGATGCCGAAACGATTGCAAAGGAGCTGCTCGATTTCGGCCTTCGCGGTCTGAATCTTTCGATGCCCGTGACCAACGGAGAGATGTCTATAAGTCCATCCTGA
- a CDS encoding lysophospholipid acyltransferase family protein: MIILFSIAVWVFSFVWMAILAIVTLILLPFFPYRRTHAWVAAPGFSLVARAVNLGRFEVFYDAKFDPKRRSVFCQNHINLLDAYVAAAAIPHAFCGLMHAWQFRIPFYGWLMTLSKGIPLHRNRSPKEILQEMTEGARDRAAQGFSILVFPEGGRTTDGHTQRFKRGVFFMARDAGLPVVPVAVRGMYDVNRKGSLRFRPGRVSVYVGRQFETVGLSDEKVGELSDRLQEIVSTFVETGHSMDREVRS, from the coding sequence ATGATCATCTTATTTTCGATTGCGGTGTGGGTGTTCTCGTTTGTCTGGATGGCTATCTTGGCCATCGTCACGTTGATTCTTTTGCCGTTCTTCCCATATCGGCGGACACACGCCTGGGTGGCTGCGCCAGGCTTTTCGCTCGTCGCGCGCGCCGTCAATCTCGGACGGTTCGAGGTGTTCTATGACGCGAAGTTCGATCCGAAACGTCGGTCCGTTTTTTGCCAGAACCACATCAATCTCTTGGATGCTTACGTGGCGGCGGCAGCTATACCGCATGCCTTTTGCGGTCTCATGCACGCGTGGCAGTTCAGGATTCCGTTTTACGGGTGGCTTATGACGCTCTCCAAGGGTATTCCGTTGCATCGCAATCGATCCCCCAAGGAAATCTTGCAGGAGATGACGGAAGGCGCCCGCGACCGCGCCGCTCAGGGGTTTTCGATTCTCGTCTTTCCGGAAGGGGGACGGACGACCGACGGCCACACACAGCGATTCAAACGGGGTGTGTTCTTCATGGCCAGGGACGCGGGTCTGCCGGTAGTTCCGGTGGCGGTGCGCGGGATGTATGACGTAAACCGGAAGGGGTCTTTGCGATTCCGACCAGGGAGAGTGAGTGTGTACGTCGGCCGGCAATTCGAAACGGTCGGGTTGTCGGACGAAAAGGTGGGAGAGCTTTCGGATCGGCTTCAAGAGATTGTTTCAACGTTTGTCGAAACGGGACACTCAATGGACAGGGAGGTGAGATCGTGA
- a CDS encoding diacylglycerol kinase family protein translates to MTAEYAKKAVAIVNPAAGGGRCGQKAPRALEELRKAGLRVEARETRAPGDATRLAREAYQEGVRHFIAVGGDGTCFETLNGFLPLSLKDQERVTFGILPAGTGNSFLRHFTNGGTEESIRAIIEQRAHPCDVIELKHKHGVLYFSIIFGIGFVAEVGAHRNHYFRGWGESGYALSVLAKTMTLEPRVFPMRIDHSVEHTQPLTFLSICNSRYTGGKMMMAPSADTSDGQMDLIEVGPMGRFRLMESFPKIFKGTHVRMPEVSTSRAEAIEFDFDQELNVMIDGEVLRLWPEKLRVLNNVMDVQV, encoded by the coding sequence ATGACGGCGGAATACGCTAAGAAGGCCGTTGCCATTGTGAATCCCGCCGCGGGCGGCGGTCGGTGCGGTCAAAAGGCCCCGCGCGCTCTCGAGGAATTACGAAAAGCGGGGTTGCGGGTGGAAGCTCGCGAGACCCGGGCTCCCGGCGACGCGACACGTCTGGCTCGAGAGGCGTATCAAGAAGGGGTTCGCCACTTCATCGCCGTGGGTGGAGATGGGACCTGCTTCGAGACGCTGAACGGCTTTCTTCCGCTGTCCCTGAAAGATCAAGAACGAGTGACGTTCGGAATCCTCCCGGCCGGAACCGGCAATTCCTTCTTGAGGCATTTCACGAATGGGGGAACGGAGGAATCGATCCGGGCGATCATCGAACAGAGAGCGCATCCCTGCGATGTGATCGAACTCAAACACAAGCACGGCGTCCTCTATTTCTCGATCATTTTCGGAATTGGATTCGTGGCCGAGGTCGGTGCGCACCGGAACCATTATTTCCGAGGGTGGGGAGAGAGTGGTTACGCATTGAGCGTTCTGGCCAAGACGATGACGCTGGAGCCAAGGGTCTTTCCGATGCGAATCGATCATTCCGTGGAACACACCCAGCCGCTCACGTTTCTTTCGATCTGCAACAGCCGTTATACGGGCGGAAAGATGATGATGGCTCCGTCGGCCGACACGTCGGACGGCCAAATGGACCTTATTGAGGTCGGTCCCATGGGAAGGTTCCGCCTGATGGAATCGTTTCCGAAAATCTTCAAGGGAACGCATGTCCGAATGCCGGAGGTATCAACGTCGCGGGCGGAAGCGATTGAGTTCGATTTCGATCAGGAGCTGAACGTAATGATCGACGGTGAAGTCCTCCGGCTTTGGCCGGAAAAGCTGAGAGTGCTTAACAACGTCATGGACGTCCAGGTATGA
- a CDS encoding acyl carrier protein, with translation MSETTKKLIQLAAKKFHVDAKTLRADDDFFRKLAINSIQALELLSELEMEFQIEVPDYELQGVTTFGQLAAVIDRRR, from the coding sequence ATGAGTGAGACGACTAAAAAATTAATCCAGTTGGCGGCGAAAAAGTTTCATGTGGATGCGAAGACGTTACGGGCGGATGACGATTTCTTTAGGAAACTGGCCATCAACAGCATTCAGGCCCTTGAACTCTTGAGTGAGTTGGAAATGGAGTTTCAAATTGAAGTTCCCGATTACGAACTTCAAGGGGTTACAACGTTCGGCCAACTGGCGGCTGTGATTGATCGGAGAAGATGA